A window of the Catenulispora sp. GP43 genome harbors these coding sequences:
- a CDS encoding cell wall-binding repeat-containing protein: MASQNHSVARKRLSTLAITTTLAAVGVGVVGTGAANAATGTPQAHSQDGQQTAASVFKASVTAGTGATSLSGNVNLTGTTVDPSIASTSSVTINWDGAKDTQTINFAADGTLSAATANVAHPYAAPGKYTVTVTLNDGSKTPPAPVTQTITVTDVNLAASLSATSTKKNSPVTLSLAGSSVDQSVKTAVTTVNWGDNVTTTFPGDPSLIKAGDAKLSHSYAADKTYTVTVTLSDGAAKPTTATQSFTVKVSETGVEVLQAAGATRYETGVQISQHQWADAGVTTDNRTQAKSVVLATGNDFADALVAVPLAKKAQGPLLLTDGTATTVNDKVLTEIKRILPKGSTVLLLGGNAALNVGIENELDGLGYTTHRLAGEDRFQTALQVAESQYGMNNPSHVIVARGDEGQNHDGFADALAAGPYAANVFGAGDGGSAVVLSNFNTFDAGTAAYVNSKLKAGQQNVAAIGGQAAAAMTTIKGSAGTYSTAVGHDRYETAEKVAAHFLPNGKTDQIGVATGLVYPDALTGGAYMATVDGPLLLTDPHVLPAYTADAIAGFNTQEINIFGGDAAISPKVAKEIAALVKVSTIGKF, encoded by the coding sequence ATGGCAAGCCAGAACCACTCTGTAGCTCGTAAGCGTCTTTCGACGCTGGCCATCACGACCACGCTGGCCGCCGTCGGCGTCGGTGTCGTCGGCACCGGTGCGGCGAACGCCGCGACCGGCACGCCGCAGGCGCACTCGCAGGACGGTCAGCAGACCGCGGCCAGCGTGTTCAAGGCCTCGGTCACCGCGGGCACCGGCGCGACCAGCCTGTCCGGCAACGTCAACCTGACCGGCACCACGGTCGACCCGAGCATCGCGAGCACCTCCTCGGTCACCATCAACTGGGATGGCGCCAAGGACACGCAGACGATCAACTTCGCGGCGGACGGCACCCTGTCCGCGGCCACGGCCAACGTGGCCCACCCCTACGCGGCGCCCGGCAAGTACACCGTCACGGTGACCCTGAACGACGGCTCCAAGACGCCGCCGGCGCCGGTGACGCAGACGATCACCGTCACCGACGTGAACCTCGCCGCGTCGCTGTCCGCGACCAGCACCAAGAAGAACAGCCCGGTGACCCTGTCGCTGGCCGGCTCTTCGGTCGACCAGTCGGTCAAGACCGCCGTGACCACGGTCAACTGGGGCGACAACGTCACCACGACCTTCCCCGGCGACCCGTCGCTGATCAAGGCCGGCGACGCGAAGCTGTCGCACTCCTACGCCGCCGACAAGACCTACACGGTCACGGTGACGCTGAGCGATGGCGCCGCCAAGCCCACGACGGCCACCCAGTCCTTCACCGTGAAGGTCAGCGAGACCGGTGTCGAGGTCCTGCAGGCCGCCGGCGCGACCCGCTACGAGACCGGTGTCCAGATCTCGCAGCACCAGTGGGCGGACGCCGGTGTCACCACCGACAACCGCACCCAGGCCAAGTCGGTCGTGCTGGCCACCGGCAACGACTTCGCCGACGCGCTGGTCGCCGTGCCGCTGGCCAAGAAGGCCCAGGGCCCGCTGCTGCTCACCGACGGCACCGCGACCACAGTCAACGACAAGGTGCTGACCGAGATCAAGCGGATCCTGCCGAAGGGCTCGACCGTCCTGCTGCTGGGCGGCAACGCCGCGCTCAACGTGGGCATCGAGAACGAGCTGGACGGCCTGGGCTACACCACCCACCGCCTGGCCGGCGAGGACCGCTTCCAGACCGCGCTGCAGGTCGCCGAGAGCCAGTACGGCATGAACAACCCGTCGCACGTCATCGTGGCGCGCGGCGACGAGGGTCAGAACCACGACGGCTTCGCCGACGCCCTGGCGGCCGGCCCGTACGCGGCCAACGTGTTCGGGGCCGGCGACGGCGGCTCGGCGGTGGTCCTGAGCAACTTCAACACCTTCGACGCCGGCACCGCGGCCTACGTGAACAGCAAGCTGAAGGCCGGCCAGCAGAACGTGGCCGCCATCGGCGGGCAGGCCGCCGCGGCGATGACAACCATCAAGGGCTCGGCCGGCACCTACAGCACCGCTGTGGGCCACGACCGCTACGAGACCGCCGAGAAGGTGGCCGCGCACTTCCTGCCCAACGGCAAGACCGACCAGATCGGCGTCGCCACCGGCCTGGTTTACCCGGACGCTCTGACCGGTGGCGCCTACATGGCCACCGTCGACGGCCCGCTGCTGCTGACCGACCCGCACGTGCTGCCCGCCTACACCGCGGACGCCATCGCCGGGTTCAACACCCAGGAGATCAACATCTTCGGTGGCGACGCGGCGATCTCGCCGAAGGTCGCCAAGGAGATCGCCGCCCTGGTGAAGGTCTCCACCATCGGCAAGTTCTAA